A stretch of the Camarhynchus parvulus chromosome 4, STF_HiC, whole genome shotgun sequence genome encodes the following:
- the LOC115903472 gene encoding C-X-C motif chemokine 6-like: MAVRAALLLAVLLLSHHPGDTAILEANGNLSCRCLKSTRAFIPPERYSSIEVWPVGSSCRRPEVVIKLKSLKKVCVDPDTPWMRKLLQDLPHLRKKKVPR, translated from the exons ATGGCTGTGcgggcagccctgctgctggctgtgctgctgctgtcccaccaccctggggacacag CAATCCTGGAAGCCAATGGCAACCTGAGCTGCCGCTGCCTCAAGAGCACACGAGCCTTCATCCCTCCTGAGAGGTACAGCAGCATCGAGGTGTGGCCCGTGGGGAGCAGCTGCCGGCGCCCCGAGGTGGT GATTAAGCTCAAGAGCCTGAAGAAGGTCTGTGTGGATCCTGACACACCGTGGATGAGGAAACTCTTGCAGGACCTCCCTCACCT gaggaagaaaaaggttcCCCGCTGA
- the LOC115903471 gene encoding interleukin-8-like, whose product MRLLLALALLLLLSSLVPAGGLSLESLLTNMRCKCIKSTAHVINLGLILTIHVTPPGIHCRRKEVILTLKKNRQVCVTPEAPWIQLLIHKLMQRNGIKKVLPRLRREAPCCRTPRRPPTLSFPLATSQESMVMNPSWDRNDTAPLP is encoded by the exons ATGCGGCTGCTGCTGGcgctggccctgctcctgctcctgagcagcTTGGTGCCAGCGGGCG gTCTGTCGCTGGAGAGCCTGCTGACCAACATGAGGTGCAAGTGCATCAAATCCACCGCCCACGTCATCAACCTGGGGCTGATCCTCACCATCCACGTTACCCCGCCGGGCATtcactgcaggaggaaggaggtcAT CCTCACCCTGAAGAAGAACAGGCAGGTGTGCGTGACCCCCGAGGCGCCCTGGATCCAGCTGCTCATCCACAAGCTGATGCAGAG GAATGGCATCAAAAAAGTGCTGCCACGGCTGCGGCGGGAGGCACCGTGCTGCCGGACCCCTCGGAGGCCCCCCACCCTGTCCTTCCCACTGGCCACATCCCAGGAATCCATGGTTATGAATCCCTCGTGGGACAGGAATGACACAGCCCCCCTGCCCTGA